The DNA window ACAACTCAAATGCATTTTCAATTGAAATAAATTCCACTCCGGAATGCTTCTTCTTCTGAAAGTAGTAAAGAGACACAAACACATCTTTAGGATCCCTGCACATGTAAACAATTTTACAACCTGACTTTATTACAGAACTTGGTAAGGAACTATAGGGAAAATGTGTAGCCAAAAGTGGGATTTCTGGATTACGGCGATTGATGTTTTGAGCAGCATCTATCTCAAAGAATGAAAGAACATCATGAGACAGTTCAGTGAGTAACAAGCTACTTGAATCTTTGTGACGGTTTCGTTCAACAATGGCAAAGGCTAGAGCCTTAAGCCAAGTTGTTCCAGCTTTAGGATGAGTTGAGATTATTACATCGGTAGATTGAGGTTTGAAGTTCTCTTGAGCTAGCAAGAGTCCTTGAATGTAGTTTGGGCAGTTCCAGAAACCTTGGTACTTGTAGAGAGGTAAGGTAAATTTCCATTCATTGTTTTGAGGAAAGGTTGAAATCAGGTCTCGGTGTTTCTCACTGAATGCTCGAGGATGTTCTTCCTTTGCTTCTCGTTTTTCCTTCTTAACTTCCGAAACCTGATTTGGTGGGGATCGAGGGGAAAGCAAAGAGAATTCCATGAAGGCAATAGAAGAATGGaaattgtgaaatgttttgcATAGATCAGTAAAGGCAGATGCAAATAAATAGCAGATTGCATATCTGCAATGGAAGGGAGTGTTATGACAAGGTTGGTTTGATtatcttttttcttattttcgaCACGTACAAGCCATGCGTAGATGTGATGTACCTGCCATAAGAGTCCAGAAGAGAGGCTAACCGCCTTTAGTTTATTTTCAAACACATTGCTTATTTTGCATGAAAAATCATACAAAATTAATTCCCGTGTTAAATTTTGGATTCGTTGATGTTTGCAATAATAACGTGATCTACATTTGGCTTTTTTGATATTGAAGTTTCCATATTCTTGTCGTTCACTACTTTGTTGCATGCGTCTTCAACAATATGATTAGATACTATTTGCAACTGCAATTTTTAAGAGTTATTATTAGAATGCTTATGGAAAGATTTTGATTTTGGTAAGATTGAGATTTTCAATTATTAAGATGTGTGGGAGTCTTATATATTCGATTTACCTGTGTTTGTCcttgtttaaattgctgaagCTGAAGGACAATGTGAACTAAAGTGCATAATTTCTTAACTTTTGAGGAGTTTGTGGAATTATGGAAAAAGTAATGTGCAAATCTGGTTGTGATAATTGTTTTGGTATATGTCGAAGTTTGTAGTTGCCTGCTTCTGTGTTGTTAGTCATTCATATTAAACTTGGTCAAGGAAAACTTAGCATTTTGTGAATAATGTTAATTACGTAAAGAGGCTCGACATTTTGCAAAATTTGCCTTTtaatcatatatttataatttttcaatgtCATGTGcgacatttcatttttttgcaatttcttgTATGATCGTttaatattttgcattttatgcAACCTGGTCTTTTGAAGTTGATGTGGTTGATCAAAAGAAACCGTCTATACACATTACATAGCAATTAGCTCAACTAGATTACTGAATTGCATGAAAttgtaaaaagttgaaaggttatacataaaattgcaaaaattaaacatatatcAGGAAATTGTACATTTTGCTAAGCTCGtctattttttagtaattaacccttgtaaaaaaaataataattcggTAGGCATCCGTAGCATAGGCATAGCAGCAATgtttgataataaattaataatggaCCGTTACAAAATGTGGTTCTTTTATTTGCTTGAACAAAAAGGCACCTGAATACTGGTATCAACTATCAATTACTGAATGAAAACTTGAATATTACTACTGTCCCCATTTAATCAAATAATGTATTAATCTATTATTAAtactttcattttaatttttatttctatgatTGTACTTGAATTGAATCAAACAGATTCCAATGCTAAATGGAATGTGTTGAAAAAAAAGTAGATTCTAATGATAAATAGAAGGTGCTGAAAAAGCTTTCTATCTCATATATTTATGAGATTTTTACTAGATTGCAATGGTGAAATAGATCGATTTTCGATTTTAAATCTCATACAGTAATCTTTCATTGCATAATTAGATTTACCTAtcgtattattttaattatatatataaagaaaacaTAGCAGCAAAGTTAATAGatgtctttttttttcaatttttggtattttgtattattaaatattaatcaaaaaattCAACTTTTGGAGAACTGATATGTAATGAGTGATTACATTTTTCACCCATTTTACTGATTCTAAAGCTTTATTTGCCTGTTTTTTTTATGCCTGTTATACGGATTGCTGGTCCATcccatttattaaaaaaaagaaaacgaatattgaaaaaacaaaactgAGAGTGCAATGAAGAATCTTAGATGACACAGTGGACAGGGACACTCGTCCTACCATCACTGGGGCCACGTATCAACATAGTAGCCAAAAGCAACCAAAGCCGAAAGGAAATGCACGTgagagagaagaagaagaacagcaCAGGCCACGTCATCAAAGGCGGAGCGGTGTGGATTTCGCTTTCAAAATCACATAATATGAGAAATCAGAGTGACCCATAAACGACAGGTCACTTGGGAAGGGACAGCACATGCCCCCACTTAACCGGTTTTTGCTTTTTCcccccttttttttaattattttaatttttaaatcaactgAATAAAGCTTGTGTTATTTAAGCAATTCATGGGCCCCGCTTTTTTTCTTTCAGCCACGTGACACCGTCACGAGAAAGATAAAGAGCAAA is part of the Mercurialis annua linkage group LG3, ddMerAnnu1.2, whole genome shotgun sequence genome and encodes:
- the LOC130015285 gene encoding flavonol 3-sulfotransferase-like, whose translation is MEFSLLSPRSPPNQVSEVKKEKREAKEEHPRAFSEKHRDLISTFPQNNEWKFTLPLYKYQGFWNCPNYIQGLLLAQENFKPQSTDVIISTHPKAGTTWLKALAFAIVERNRHKDSSSLLLTELSHDVLSFFEIDAAQNINRRNPEIPLLATHFPYSSLPSSVIKSGCKIVYMCRDPKDVFVSLYYFQKKKHSGVEFISIENAFELFCRGVSTFGPYLDHVLEYWKASLEWPERVLFLKYEDMKSKPLCYLKKLAEFIGYPFTPEEERSNVVQEIITMCSFEKMKDLATLKNGEFYSNTPFSVRNTVFFRKGQIGDWKNHLTKEMGDQLDKITEEKLNGSGLSFLSYH